The following are encoded together in the Cynocephalus volans isolate mCynVol1 chromosome 4, mCynVol1.pri, whole genome shotgun sequence genome:
- the LOC134375933 gene encoding olfactory receptor 2G2-like, with the protein MVGTNGSSLAGSILLGFSDHPQLQKALLVVMSILYLLTILGNSTIILVSRLEPELHIPMYFFLSHLSFLDLCFTSSVIPQLLVNLWDPMKTISYRGCVVQLYVSLALGSTECVLLAVMSYDRYAAVCRLLHYNILMHPRLCMALASMAWFSGAATTLVQSTLTLQLPFCGHRQGDHFICEVPVLIKLACVDPTFNEAELFVASILFLIVPVSFTLASHCYIAHAVLRIKSATGRPEALGTCSSHLMVVVVFYGTIIFTYLQPVKNRSKDKGKFVSLFYTVVTPMLNPLIHTLRNKEVKGALKKVLGKTLGIKFT; encoded by the coding sequence ATGGTGGGGACCAATGGGAGCAGCCTAGCAGGTTCCATCCTGTTGGGGTTCTCTGACCATCCTCAGTTGCAGAAGGCTCTACTTGTGGTCATGTCGATCCTGTATCTCCTAACCATCCTGGGGAACAGCACTATCATTCTGGTATCTCGTCTGGAACCTGAGCTTCATATAccaatgtatttcttcctttctcatctcTCCTTCTTGGACCTCTGCTTCACCAGCAGTGTTATTCCCCAGCTCCTCGTAAACTTGTGGGATCCCATGAAAACCATCAGCTACAGAGGCTGTGTGGTGCAGCTCTACGTCTCCCTTGCCCTGGGATCTACTGAGTGTGTGCTCCTGGCTGTGATGTCTTATGATCGCTATGCTGCTGTCTGCCGTCTCCTCCATTACAATATTTTAATGCATCCCCGTCTGTGCATGGCCCTGGCATCTATGGCATGGTTCAGTGGAGCAGCTACCACCCTTGTACAATCCACTCTCACCCTGCAGCTGCCCTTCTGTGGGCATCGCCAAGGGGATCATTTCATTTGTGAAGTCCCTGTGCTCATCAAGTTGGCTTGTGTGGACCCCACTTTCAATGAGGCTGAGCTCTTCGTGGCTAGTATTCTCTTCCTTATAGTGCCTGTCTCGTTCACCCTGGCCTCCCACTGCTACATTGCCCATGCAGTGTTGAGGATCAAGTCAGCTACTGGGAGACCGGAAGCACTTGGGACCTGCTCATCCCACCTGATGGTCGTCGTAGTCTTCTATGGAACCATCATTTTCACGTATCTGCAGCCGGTGAAGAATAGATCTAAGGACAAGGGGAAGTTTGTTTCCCTCTTCTACACTGTGGTGACCCCCATGCTTAACCCTCTTATTCATACTCTGAGGAACAAGGAGGTTAAAGGGGCACTGAAGAAAGTTCTAGGGAAGACTCTGGGGATAAAATttacatga